CCAAAGATTGAGTTGTGGTTTTCTTCTGTTGTAAAGTTAGTTCGTAGTGCTctgatttgggttttttggctttttgactaATGTGCAAGGTACTGATGATTAGTATGAGTAAATTTTCGACTTTGCTATCTTGTTCTTGTTTGTATTTATGCCCGTGAAAGGTGGGAGAAGAGTGATTTTGTTACCAAACGATGCGAACCTGGTTTGGATATAGATTGTATGGGTTAGAATTGAAAGTACATAAGAAATGGGCGGCGATTGAGTTTTATTCGATTGTGGATTCTTATTCTTAGTGTAGAATAATGAAATGTGGTGATTCAATTCTGTCGCGTCTTTCCACCGGGTTTGTCTTGTAAGACTTGTGTGATCTTGTCAATTGTTAAGTTATCCTATCGAATAATTTActgagaaaaacaaaatatttttagagTTGCTTTCTATTTGTGAAACTCAAAAAGGGATTTAAAAACTAGGTTATTCTGTGATTGTATCGTATTTATGTGAATGAAACCGGACTGTTATGTCTGGAACATGCTCGACACTATGGGTGGTCTTGAACGTCATTTGGGGAAGAGGGTAATACTGCATTGTCGGAACGAGGACCACGTAGCTTTGGAATGCTAGTTAAATTGAGTTAGAAGGCGATTTGGGTAGGTGGAGCTTGTGTTACAACTGAGGGCTAAATACCATGAGATCAAAATGTTCTTAAATTAGCTAGAGATGAGTAAATTGGTCGCATTATTATATGTCCTTACATTTGTATTTTGAGAGGGAAATCCTCATTGCAGCATAGGGTTCAGTAAAGAAAACATTGTTTTGCCTTGCATCTAGAGCCAAAGATTCTACTGGATTTTCCTGACGAGCTCCTATTTTACTCGGGGTGAGTTGTCAGAGAGGTGATCTGGTGATTAAGAAACTTAAGTAGGGAGACCAAATATCAAGACGCGCAATGCAAGTTCACTTTAGTCGGCCTTCTAATGCCGCAGAGGTGGAATGTGTTTTGCAAATGGTATTCAATACTGTAAGATCAATATGTGTTAGTTTAATGTTGTGTGCCCAAAGCAGTTCCAAAGCATTGGCATTTCTTTGGTTGTATCAGACTGTGAGGGGACTTGTATGAGGTGATTTTTCTGATTAATTTGAGTTAAGGGAATTGGTCATAGTGTGGGTAGTGACAGGTTTAAGTTGTATTTTGGGAGGAAATTCCCCATATCAGTTAGGCGTCCGGGTAAATTATAGATGTTGGTCGGGTTGAATATCGAGAAATTCGGAACATGTTCAATGTTAGTTAGAAATGAACTCTCCGGAGGCTAAGTGTTTGAATGGAATGAGATCAAAGTGTGCTTAGGCTGTGAGCCTGTTTTCTAGAGAAATTGAAGGATTTCTGTCGTGGAAGACAATACAGCGGACTTCTTCTTTAATTACTTAGGAGTGTGCCTAGGCTGTGAGCTTGTCCCGAGTCCCAGCAGATTATTTATACTTTAGGAGGGGAGTCTATTACCATATCAATTTGGTTTTGCATGGCCGTGCAAGGTATGCAACACGATTTTAATTTCAGACACAACGTAACTTACTAGATGTTGAGTGTGTCTTAGTTGTACGAAGCAGGTGTagacagtgttctaaaacttgATGCTCGCTCTGCCAGGCACCTTGGAGCGAGTACTGTTAGTCGGCGAGTACTCAATGAGTAATGCCCACCGAATAGGGGATTAGTCCCCTCAGCCCCTTGGAGCGAGTACTCGCCGAGTACTCGGCGAGAAATACCGAATTTTAGAACACTGGGTACAGGGGGAAGCCAAGTCCTTGTAGCGCCCCAAAAGGGCTGTAATGTGCAGCACCCAAAGGCCCCGTCACCAATTTAATTTGGCAGTCCTTTACCATTTGCTCTTCTCCTCCCCCTTTCTCTCGCGTATCGTACAAAATGTGGTGTGAAGCTCATTTTGGggtttcacaaaaataatttgagtcgttcaataaaaaaaattaatttgagtgatctggtaaaaaaaatagctcaacCAGATAATTGTAAATAatttatgtaattttttaatttttcattcaaaatttaggaTCTTGAATACTGAATGAATcttggaaaaaaatagaaaattgcgTGCCCAATATTTTCATGATCCAAATAACATATATTGTAAAGCATGTTGAGAAGagtaattattaaaaaaattatcttgatcGAACATCGATAGGTATGCTACACAATTTTAATTTATGACCTCTGTATTGGAGTCTTTTGATTCGAATGGGTTATGTACTAATGGTGGAAAAAAGATATGAAGGTGTAATGGTCTAATATGTGACAATGGGCCTTATGGTCCTATTATGTGGTTTATGACTGAAGTTTGGGCCTTTCTATTAGCGAAAATGATGGTCCAgtacatgttttgataattaatatctgtcaatgacatttttaaTATTgacaaatgttctcagtatgtTCTTGAccggtattaattatcaaaatacgtcattggccgtcgTTTTCCCTTTCTATCTATTATGTAGAGCACAActtattttttgggcttttttggAAGTCTTTTGATTGGGCCAATAATatgtttttggctcatttaacTAAAAACCGACCAAACCCACCCAatctaaccaaaccaaaacaaaccgaATGGTTTTCTTAAAAAGTACtacctccgttccaatttaattATCACTTTTGaaagttcgtgtcacttttcaattgattatattttgtaatttataatgctttaggtaattttgaaaacattgtattatagaacaaattgagatctatcaaacaagatccatattagatataaaattcattaccaatttaaaaatataactagtttttttatccagtAAAAATAGAAcatggacaaataaattgagacggagggagtacatactACAGTAATCGGTGTTGAGTTCTTGATATTAGAAAACCGATTTCATCCCTTTTGGTAATGTTGGGCAGGACAAGTTGTGTACTTTTTGACATAAAAGAGAACTTCACTTATATAAAGCATGATAAtacaaggaaaaggaaaacaagaaatattACAACAGTATTATCACaaatatgaatgaaaaaaacaaacgCCGCAAAACCTCCATAGCCAAAGGTATCATTAGGCTCTAGTAAGCAAGTAACCTTTTAACGAGCCGCAATAACTCAACCATCCTCCAATAAGCAAGTAATCATTCAACGAGCCACAATAACCCAACATCCGATACCAAAGCCTTCTCAAACCAAACCGCAACCAAAGGCTAAATGGAACGCGCCCATTAAATCACGGCCGAAACAGATGAAGAATATGAGACTAGTGCTTGCGATAGAGTGAAATGTGGATGAGAGTGCCCAtgtgcaaaaaaagaagaaatgacaCCACCGAAGGAAGTGCATGAGTGAGGTGAAACATAACCAGTGACTACAACCAACAGACCTGGGAAACAGGAGAAATGACCGATCGGGACGGGAAGGGGAAAACTTCTCCGAGGGGACGGATCGGAACCAAATAGAAGATAGGGAGGACTGATCGGGTCACACACGGCTACCACGCACACATGCAAAAGGTAAGAACCCCAAATCTCAACAAAAAACAGAAGCCGGGGCCCCAAAAATAGACCCAACGGTAGCGGGAACAATAAACTCCACATGCAAAAGCAAAACATAGTCACAGAGAAACTAAGAAGACTACTCTCTGCATCTACTGCACTTTAACTTGATCCAGATGCAATCATTGATCCACCATCCATCAGAACCGGAAGGCGGCAGGGGCGGCGGCGGCTACGGCAGGGGGCGATGGCTAGGAGACAAGTTGTGTACTTAAATTGCCCCTTTACGTCAACAATAACGCTCTCTTTAGGGTAGGGTCGATTTTCCCCATTCCCAGGTCATTTTTCTCTCAGTTAAATTTGagaagaaatttttgggtgccgggtggtGTCCTAACAGCGTATTCGGGCTAATCAAAAGTATGTTAGACGATCCAGATTGAAACCCTCTtatcccaccactctctctcctttttctctctccaaatccgaagCGTTTAAAATTGAAATAGATGGTTCGGATGCGCTGCTCGGGCATTACGTGATGCTTTTTTGATAGGACTATAAACGAACTAAGCAGCTCGCAAGCTTaagctcaagtttttggctcgtttagtaaacaagtcgAGTGAAGCTCGACTCATTCGACAAAAGCTCGGTTCATTAAGGACAACTCGGCTCAATTAAAGatgctcgtttagtaaatgactaaagtTCGATTCGACAGtgactcggctcgttaaggcttgaGCCGAACTCAAGCCCAAGTTTTTAGTGTAAACGAGTTGACATCAAACTCAACAAAACttggttcggctcgattcgtcTTCAGCTCTaccgctcggcacccaaaaattcctCGTTGAATTCAGATACAGCGGCAGTGAGCCGTCTTCAACAACACTCCCCCTCTACTACCCCTTTAAAAACGAACTGTACATAATTTGACAGTATCAAAAACTCAAACCCTACGCtaacagtctctctctctctctctctctaaaaggtGAGGCGGCTGCTACTGAGGAGAAGCTTATGGAGATCAAGCTGTCCTTCTCGCCCAATAGCCCTCCGCTGGCAGTCATTGCCGCCGCTGAAATCGCCGGGATCCCTCTCTCTTCCGATTCGTCTCTCCCCTCTGGCTCTCCTCCCGCTTTCCTCTTCTCCAATGGgtaaacgagttttaatcatcTTTCATGTCATGTGATTGTTTTCTCCTCCTAAGATTTGATTCCTTTCATGTGTACCATGCGTTAAAAGTggttattagggttttgttcaattactttaTCAATCATGGTGCGTTGTGAGCTTTTGCAACGTACCACCGTTGGACGGACTGATTTCCAATGCTGAACTGAACCGAACTTGTATGCAGATTGGAATTGCGTGGGACGAAGGTGTTGCTCAGTTATCTCGGTCGCACGGCAAGCGTTCGCAATTTTTACGGATGTGATGCCTTGGAATCTTGCCAGGTACGCTAATCCACGTTCGTCCCCCAGTGaggttctctcttctctctctctctctctctctctctctctctctctctctctctctctctctctctctctctctctcatttaggTTCTTTGTTCAGGATTGCTAATTTCTTGTCACCAatgttggttttttctttttttctagaTGGATGAATGGTTAGAGTACGCCTCAATTCTGGCATCAGGTGCGGAATTTGAGGGTGGATGTAGCTACATTGATGGATATCTGTTGAAGCGTACGTTTCTGGTTGGACATTGTTTATCTATTGCGGACATAGCAATCTGGGCGGGTCTTGCAGGTAAAAAGTTTAGGTTCTAATTGATATAGTGTCAGAGAACTGAAATATATCTCAGAATTTTTTCCACTGgttgctcctttttttttttttggtaaacccaCTGGTTGCTCCTTATTCTTACTAATAAAAAAGGGTATAATTACTTGTCTGTCGTCTGATGGGCCTGTTGCATCTCTTGACCACAAAGTTCCATTTGGATGTTATCCATGTCTTTTCTTTATTGTGATAGTTGTTTCCAAGTGATatcttcaacattttttttaattaacagACTTTGAATTATTTAGGATTTCCACAGATCAACCCATCTTCCATTTCCGTTAAATATCGACTGTTTAGTCATTTGGCAGCCTATGGCTTTTGTGTATTGTCTTACCTTTGTGTCCATGGCATGTCAACTATGTTTTCGGAATTAAGAGTTCTGTTAATGCTTAAGACTGTGCTCTTTGTAGGAAATGGGCAGAGATGGGAAAGTCTGAGGAAGTCAAAGAAATTTGCAAACCTAGTGCGGTGGTTCAACTCATTATCTGCGGAATATGGTGCTGTCCTGAACAAAGTCACATCAACTTATGTTGGGAAACGTGCTGTGGGAAAGCAAATTGTAGCTTCAGTGAAAGGAAAAGGGCAAGCCAATGGGGATGTTGGTGACAAGGTAAAAGCTGGTATAGATCTTCCAGATGCTGAAATGGGAAAGGTGAGGTTGCGCTTTGCACCAGAGCCCAGTGGTTACCTTCACATTGGACATTCTAAGGCAGCGTTGTTGAACCAGTATTTTGCTGAAAGGTACGAAGGGCAGGTCATTGTGCGCTTTGACGATACTAACCCTGCTAAAGAGAGTAACGAATTTGTGGACAACATACTGAAAGACATAGCAACTTTGGGTATCAAATACGAGACCGTAACTTATACTTCAAATTACTTCCCAAAGCTAATGGAAATGGCTGAAAAATTGATCATTCAAGGAAAGGCTTATGTGGATGATACACCACGAGAGCAAATGCAAAAGGAGAGGATGGATGGCATTGATTCAAGGTGTAGAAATAACAACCCCGAGGAAAATATGAAATTGTGGAAGGAGATGATTGCAGGATCAGAAAGGGGGTTGCAGTGTTGTCTCCGTGGTAAGTTGGATATGCAGGATCCAAACAAGTCACTACGGGATCCGGTGTACTACCGCTGCAATCCGATTCCTCACCATCGTATTGGCTCAAGTTACAAGATATATCCGACTTATGATTTTGCATGTCCATTTGTGGATTCTATTGAAGGTATCACACATGCATTGCGATCTAGTGAGTATCATGACCGCAATGCTCAGTACTATAGGATTCAGGAAGATATGGGACTTCGAAAGGTTCTAATATATGAATTTAGTCGGTTAAATTTGGTCTACACGCTTCTGAGCAAGCGCAAGCTGCTTTGGTTTGTTCAGAATGGAAAGGTTGAAGGTTGGGATGATCCTCGCTTTCCAACTGTACAGGGAATCGTGCGGAGAGGTCTAAAAATTGAGGCACTGATAGAGTTCATTGTTGAACAGGTAAGAAATACAGCCCTGCAATATTCAGTAAAGTTGGTCGTACATGCAGTAATATGTAGTATACTGAAGACTAGATTTTCTTTGGTGAAATCCTGCACCATGATTAGTTTGACAGTAACCAAACCGAACCAGACTAAGCCTTAATTTTTGAATTGGCAGTTATGGACCGTTCTTTGTTAATTTTCCcctctttttagttttattattaGATTGCTTTTAAGTAAGCACAGATAATATTTAGTTCTGAGTGAATTTATATATTGATGAAGATTTTCTTTCCCCTTGTTATATCGGGCAACATGCTTTACGAAAGAGTATTCTAGCTAATTTGTTCCTCTGATGCTTAAATCTAATTGTAATTCTCTTGTCTCAGGGAGCTTCAAAGAATTTGAATCTCATGGAATGGGATAAACTCTGGaccattaataaaaaaattgttgatcCTGTGTGTCCTAGACATACTGCTGTGATTGAAGAAGGACGTGTCATGTTAACTCTAACCGATGGACCACATAAACCATTTGTCCGGATCATACCAAGGCATAAGAAATCTGAAGATGCCGGACAGAAGGCTACAACTTACACTAGGCAAATATGGATTGACCGCATTGATGCTGAGTCAATCTCAGTTGATGAGGAAATAACCTTGATGGATTGGGGCAATGCGATAGTGAGAGAAATCACGAAGGATGAGAGTGCAAAAGTTGTGAAGTTAACTGGAGTTTTACATCTTGAAGGCTCTGTCAAGACCACAAAGTTGAAGCTTACCTGGTTACCTGAAACAAATGAGCTGGTGAATCTCTCTTTGGTGGAGTTTGATTATCTAATTACCAAAAAGAAGGTGTGTACTGCTCATATTCTTATTCTCTTTTATTTGTCTTGTGCGGGATCGCtgtgtttttgtcatttttataaTTGCATGGTTCTTGAGGTCAACTTTAGGAATAACGGAAGACAAAAATACGATATAGCCATGTTGGAAACATTACCTATCAAGGAAAGAAAGATGGGTGAAAACATTTTCCCATTGGATTTACTCTTCCGTTGGTGATTGTTTTATCGTGGTAAAAAGTACTACTGAGATGTCTTGTTCCGTATGGGGTATTGATATTTGCACTCCAGGATTCGATGACTACATGATGTTGGTGTGTAGCAAAACCTGAAATGTAAATGCATAACACAGCTAAAATATCTGTGTTTGTAACtgcattgttttcctttttgagtCTATTCTATTCTATTTGTTTGtctctaatttctttttttagaaaCGCTATGAGGTCAACTCCAGTTGTTTACAAGCTGTGATAAAATATAGTAGCATGTGCCCTTGCCAATTTGAGCATCATAAATATAGAGGAAGAAAGTAAAATGGTCATGACTCGATGACTCATCTATGATGAACATGCCACGTATTTACcttttaaattctttttgtgAATGAATGCTGACTAAAAATTGTGGCGTGAGCAATGTAGATGAAAGTATCCTGTCAACATTCATCTAATGCACCAAATGTCCATTTAAAATAGTGATTTATATAGATCTATGGATCTGTATGCTTGCTATTCAACTATAGAATCCCAATGCTGTTGTTGCCCTTGGTATTACTGTGGGCGGTGAACTTTAGTTATATCGTTTTAAACCATTTCTGCTTGCAGCTGGAGGAAGGAGAGGATTTTCTTGACGTGCTTAATGAAAATACGAAAAAGGAGACTGCGGCCCTTGGGGATTCAAACATGCGGAACTTGCAGCGTGGAGATATATTGCAGCTGGAGAGAAAAGGCTATTTTAGATGTGATGTGCCCTTTGTTAGGCCTTCTAAGCCCATTGTTCTATTTGCTATTCCAGATGGTAGGCAACAGTCGGGACTAAAGTAAGACCTATTTAAGTTTCGACTTCT
The sequence above is drawn from the Rhododendron vialii isolate Sample 1 chromosome 6a, ASM3025357v1 genome and encodes:
- the LOC131329647 gene encoding glutamate--tRNA ligase, cytoplasmic, translated to MEIKLSFSPNSPPLAVIAAAEIAGIPLSSDSSLPSGSPPAFLFSNGLELRGTKVLLSYLGRTASVRNFYGCDALESCQMDEWLEYASILASGAEFEGGCSYIDGYLLKRTFLVGHCLSIADIAIWAGLAGNGQRWESLRKSKKFANLVRWFNSLSAEYGAVLNKVTSTYVGKRAVGKQIVASVKGKGQANGDVGDKVKAGIDLPDAEMGKVRLRFAPEPSGYLHIGHSKAALLNQYFAERYEGQVIVRFDDTNPAKESNEFVDNILKDIATLGIKYETVTYTSNYFPKLMEMAEKLIIQGKAYVDDTPREQMQKERMDGIDSRCRNNNPEENMKLWKEMIAGSERGLQCCLRGKLDMQDPNKSLRDPVYYRCNPIPHHRIGSSYKIYPTYDFACPFVDSIEGITHALRSSEYHDRNAQYYRIQEDMGLRKVLIYEFSRLNLVYTLLSKRKLLWFVQNGKVEGWDDPRFPTVQGIVRRGLKIEALIEFIVEQGASKNLNLMEWDKLWTINKKIVDPVCPRHTAVIEEGRVMLTLTDGPHKPFVRIIPRHKKSEDAGQKATTYTRQIWIDRIDAESISVDEEITLMDWGNAIVREITKDESAKVVKLTGVLHLEGSVKTTKLKLTWLPETNELVNLSLVEFDYLITKKKLEEGEDFLDVLNENTKKETAALGDSNMRNLQRGDILQLERKGYFRCDVPFVRPSKPIVLFAIPDGRQQSGLK